A window of the Camelus ferus isolate YT-003-E chromosome 22, BCGSAC_Cfer_1.0, whole genome shotgun sequence genome harbors these coding sequences:
- the C22H19orf71 gene encoding uncharacterized protein C19orf71 homolog, producing the protein MAPRALEAGAPGHPEADMQTLRREAARPYVPQGTLEVDFPAPLYSDDYLSQEGPRWTPAIQQAARWRYTPMGRDAAGHLWYTGLTNSDPREAWYTLPRALDSPYREAYARWHGCYGHRERSMPSAYTQRLRETAWYDPIIPAQYRDPSTRWGSMLWKDRPIWGKEYVINRHRFGVEPPWRASDYVPHLSAPQRPRYITQNYRQWDLEPYCPSTNWPPPVYAPTR; encoded by the exons ATGGCTCCACGGGCCTTGGAGGCAGGAGCCCCCGGGCACCCAGAGGCAGACATGCAGACTCTGAGGCGGGAGGCTGCCCGGCCCTACGTCCCCCAGGGGACCCTGGAAGTGGACTTCCCGGCGCCTCTGTACAG TGATGACTACCTGTCCCAGGAGGGGCCCCGCTGGACACCGGCCATCCAGCAGGCGGCGCGCTGGAGGTACACGCCCATGGGACGTGATGCGGCTGGCCACCTGTGGTACACCGGCCTAACCAACTCGGACCCCCGAGAAGCCTGGTACACGCTCCCGCGGGCTCTGGACAGCCCGTACCGTGAGGCTTATGCCCGCTGGCATGGATGCTATGGCCACCGGGAGCGGAGCATGCCCTCGG CCTACACCCAACGTCTCCGGGAGACCGCCTGGTACGACCCCATCATCCCCGCCCAGTACCGGGACCCCAGCACACGGTGGGGGAGCATGCTGTGGAAAGACAGACCCATCTGGGGCAAGGAGTACG TGATCAACAGGCACCGATTTGGGGTGGAGCCACCTTGGCGGGCGTCTGACTATGTGCCGCACCTGTCAGCGCCCCAGCGCCCACGCTACATCACCCAGAACTACCGGCAGTGGGACCTGGAACCCTACTGCCCCTCCACCAACTGGCCTCCGCCCGTCTACGCGCCCACTCGCTGA
- the MFSD12 gene encoding major facilitator superfamily domain-containing protein 12: MGPGPPAAGAGAPPRPLSLVARLSYAVGHFLNDLCASMWFTYLLLYLHSVRAYSSRGAGLLLLLGQVADGLCTPLVGFEADRAAGRCARFGPRKAWHLVGTICVLLSFPFIFSPCLGCGAATPEWAALLYYGPFIVIFQFGWAATQIAHLSLIPELVTNDHEKVELTALRYAFTVVANITVYGAAWLLLHLQGSTHMGSAQDVSDHLGAQDVPVFRNLSLLVVGVGAVFSLLFHLGTKEGRWPQVEEPDEHSPLLAPAAAQPLVLWKHWLQEPAFYQVGLLYMSTRLIVNLSQTYMAMYLTYSLSLPKRFIATIPLVMYLSGFFSSFLMKPVNKRIGRNMTYFMGLLVILAFAAWVALADVLGVAVYVAAVLLGAGCATILVTSLSMTADLIGPHTHSGAFVYGAMSFSDKVANGLAVMAIQSLHPCTSDLCCRACVGFYHWVMVAVTGGVGVAATLALCSLLIWPIRLRHWDPGAQP, from the exons ATGGGCCCGGGGCCCCCGGCGGCCGGAGCGGGGGCGCCCCCGCGGCCGCTGTCCCTGGTCGCGCGGCTGAGCTACGCCGTGGGCCACTTCCTCAACGACCTGTGCGCGTCCATGTGGTTCACCTACCTGCTGCTCTACCTGCACTCGGTGCGCGCCTACAGCTCGCGCGGCGCcggcctgctgctgctgctcggcCAGGTGGCCGACGGGCTGTGCACGCCCCTCGTGGGCTTCGAGGCTGACCGCGCCGCAGGCCGCTGCGCCCGCTTCGGCCCGCGCAAGGCCTGGCACCTGGTCG GCACCATCTGCGTcctgctctccttccccttcATCTTCAGCCCCTGCCTGGGCTGCGGGGCTGCCACGCCTGAGTGGGCTGCCCTGCTCTACTACGGGCCCTTCATTGTGATCTTCCAGTTTGGCTGGGCCGCTACGCAGATTGCCCACCTCAGCCTCATCCCGGAGCTCGTCACCAACGACCACGAGAAGGTGGAGCTCACGGCTCTCAG GTACGCCTTCACCGTGGTGGCCAACATCACCGTCTATGGCGCTGCTTGGCTTCTGCTCCACCTGCAGGGCTCTACCCACATGGGGTCTGCTCAGGATGTCAGTGACCATCTGGGGGCCCAGGATGTGCCAGTGTTCCGG AACCTCTCCCTGTTGGTGGTGGGTGTTGGAGCTGTCTTCTCACTGCTGTTCCACCTGGGCACCAAGGAGGGGCGCTGGCCGCAGGTGGAGGAGCCAGATGAACACAGCCCCCTGTTGgcccctgctgctgcccagccctTGGTACTCTGGAAACACTGGCTTCAGGAGCCAGCCTTTTATCAG GTGGGCCTGCTGTACATGAGCACGAGGCTTATCGTGAACCTGTCCCAGACGTACATGGCCATGTACCTCACCTACTCCCTCAGCCTGCCCAAG AGGTTCATCGCCACCATCCCGCTGGTGATGTACCTCAGTGgcttcttctcctctttcctcatgAAGCCGGTCAACAAGCGTATCGGGAGGAAC ATGACCTACTTCATGGGCCTCCTGGTGATCCTGGCCTTCGCTGCCTGGGTGGCGCTGGCAGATGTGCTGGGCGTGGCTGTGTATGTGGCGGCCGTGCTGCTGGGTGCGGGCTGTGCCACCATCCTTGTCACATCCCTGTCCATGACGGCTGACCTCATTGGCCCCCACACG CATAGTGGAGCCTTCGTGTACGGCGCCATGAGCTTCTCGGACAAGGTGGCCAACGGTCTGGCAGTCATGGCCATCCAGAGCCTACACCCCTGCAC CTCAGACCTCTGCTGCAGGGCCTGCGTGGGCTTCTACCACTGGGTGATGGTGGCCGTGACGGGTGGCGTGGGTGTGGCCGCCACCCTCGCTCTGTGCAGTCTCCTCATCTGGCCCATCCGCCTTCGGCACT GGGACCCTGGAGCCCAGCCCTGA